In one window of Microtus pennsylvanicus isolate mMicPen1 chromosome 2, mMicPen1.hap1, whole genome shotgun sequence DNA:
- the Celf1 gene encoding CUGBP Elav-like family member 1 isoform X5: protein MNGTLDHPDQPDLDAIKMFVGQVPRTWSEKDLRELFEQYGAVYEINILRDRSQNPPQSKGCCFVTFYTRKAALEAQNALHNMKVLPGMHHPIQMKPADSEKNNAVEDRKLFIGMISKKCTENDIRVMFSSFGQIEECRILRGPDGLSRGCAFVTFTTRTMAQTAIKAMHQAQTMEGCSSPMVVKFADTQKDKEQKRMAQQLQQQMQQISAASVWGNLAGLNTLGPQYLALYLQLLQQTASSGNLNTLSSLHPMGGLNAMQLQNLAALAAAASAAQNTPSGTNALTTSSSPLSVLTSSAGSSPSSSSSNSVNPIASLGALQTLAGATAGLNVGSLAGMAALNGGLGSSGLSNGTGSTMEALTQAYSGIQQYAAAALPTLYNQNLLTQQSIGAAGSQKEGPEGANLFIYHLPQEFGDQDLLQMFMPFGNVVSAKVFIDKQTNLSKCFGFVSYDNPVSAQAAIQSMNGFQIGMKRLKVQLKRSKNDSKPY from the exons ATGAACGGCACCCTGGACCACCCAGACCAACCAGATCTTGATGCTATCAAGATGTTTGTGGGCCAGGTTCCCAGGACCTGGTCTGAGAAGGACTTGAGGGAGCTTTTTGAACAGTATGGTGCTGTCTATGAAATCAACATCCTAAGGGATAGGAGCCAAAACCCTCCTCAGAGCAAAG GGTGCTGTTTTGTTACATTTTACACCCGTAAAGCTGCATTAGAAGCTCAGAATGCTCTTCACAACATGAAGGTCCTCCCTGGG ATGCATCACCCTATACAGATGAAACCTGCTGACAGTGAAAAAAACAACG CTGTGGAAGACAGGAAGCTGTTTATTGGTATGATTTCCAAGAAGTGTACTGAAAATGACATCCGAGTCATGTTCTCTTCATTTGGACAGATTGAAGAATGCCGGATATTGCGGGGACCTGATGGCTTAAGCCGAG GTTGTGCATTTGTGACTTTTACAACAAGAACCATGGCACAGACAGCTATCAAAGCAATGCACCAAGCACAAACCATGGAG GGTTGCTCATCACCCATGGTGGTCAAGTTTGCTGACACCCAGAAGGACAAAGAACAGAAGAGAATGgcccagcagctccagcagcagATGCAGCAGATCAGCGCAGCATCTGTGTGGGGAAACCTGGCTGGTCTGAACACTCTGGGGCCCCAGTACTTAGCA CTTTATTTGCAGCTCCTTCAGCAGACTGCCTCCTCTGGGAACCTCAACACCCTGAGCAGCCTTCACCCAATGGGAG GGTTAAATGCAATGCAGCTACAGAATTTGGCTGCACTAGCTGCTGCAGCTAGTGCAGCTCAGAATACACCAAGTGGTACCAATGCCCTCACTACATCCAGCAGTCCCCTCAGCGTCCTCACCAGTTCAG CAGGGTCTTCACCAAGCTCCAGCAGCAGTAACTCTGTCAACCCCATAGCCTCACTTGGAGCGCTGCAGACATTAGCTGGAGCAACAGCTGGCCTCAACGTGGGCTCTCTGGCAG GAATGGCTGCATTGAATGGTGGTCTCGGCAGCAGTGGCCTTTCCAACGGCACTGGGAGCACCATGGAGGCCCTCACTCAGGCATATTCTGGTATCCAGCAATATGCTGCGGCAGCACTCCCCACTCTGTACAACCAGAATTTATTGACCCAGCAGAGTATCGGTGCTGCTGGAAGCCAGAAGGAAG GTCCAGAGGGAGCCAACCTGTTCATCTATCACCTGCCCCAGGAGTTTGGAGACCAGGACCTGCTGCAGATGTTTATGCCCTTTGGGAATGTCGTGTCTGCCAAGGTTTTCATAGACAAGCAGACAAACTTGAGCAAGTGTTTTG
- the Celf1 gene encoding CUGBP Elav-like family member 1 isoform X6, whose product MNGTLDHPDQPDLDAIKMFVGQVPRTWSEKDLRELFEQYGAVYEINILRDRSQNPPQSKGCCFVTFYTRKAALEAQNALHNMKVLPGMHHPIQMKPADSEKNNAVEDRKLFIGMISKKCTENDIRVMFSSFGQIEECRILRGPDGLSRGCAFVTFTTRTMAQTAIKAMHQAQTMEGCSSPMVVKFADTQKDKEQKRMAQQLQQQMQQISAASVWGNLAGLNTLGPQYLALYLQLLQQTASSGNLNTLSSLHPMGGLNAMQLQNLAALAAAASAAQNTPSGTNALTTSSSPLSVLTSSGSSPSSSSSNSVNPIASLGALQTLAGATAGLNVGSLAGMAALNGGLGSSGLSNGTGSTMEALTQAYSGIQQYAAAALPTLYNQNLLTQQSIGAAGSQKEGPEGANLFIYHLPQEFGDQDLLQMFMPFGNVVSAKVFIDKQTNLSKCFGFVSYDNPVSAQAAIQSMNGFQIGMKRLKVQLKRSKNDSKPY is encoded by the exons ATGAACGGCACCCTGGACCACCCAGACCAACCAGATCTTGATGCTATCAAGATGTTTGTGGGCCAGGTTCCCAGGACCTGGTCTGAGAAGGACTTGAGGGAGCTTTTTGAACAGTATGGTGCTGTCTATGAAATCAACATCCTAAGGGATAGGAGCCAAAACCCTCCTCAGAGCAAAG GGTGCTGTTTTGTTACATTTTACACCCGTAAAGCTGCATTAGAAGCTCAGAATGCTCTTCACAACATGAAGGTCCTCCCTGGG ATGCATCACCCTATACAGATGAAACCTGCTGACAGTGAAAAAAACAACG CTGTGGAAGACAGGAAGCTGTTTATTGGTATGATTTCCAAGAAGTGTACTGAAAATGACATCCGAGTCATGTTCTCTTCATTTGGACAGATTGAAGAATGCCGGATATTGCGGGGACCTGATGGCTTAAGCCGAG GTTGTGCATTTGTGACTTTTACAACAAGAACCATGGCACAGACAGCTATCAAAGCAATGCACCAAGCACAAACCATGGAG GGTTGCTCATCACCCATGGTGGTCAAGTTTGCTGACACCCAGAAGGACAAAGAACAGAAGAGAATGgcccagcagctccagcagcagATGCAGCAGATCAGCGCAGCATCTGTGTGGGGAAACCTGGCTGGTCTGAACACTCTGGGGCCCCAGTACTTAGCA CTTTATTTGCAGCTCCTTCAGCAGACTGCCTCCTCTGGGAACCTCAACACCCTGAGCAGCCTTCACCCAATGGGAG GGTTAAATGCAATGCAGCTACAGAATTTGGCTGCACTAGCTGCTGCAGCTAGTGCAGCTCAGAATACACCAAGTGGTACCAATGCCCTCACTACATCCAGCAGTCCCCTCAGCGTCCTCACCAGTTCAG GGTCTTCACCAAGCTCCAGCAGCAGTAACTCTGTCAACCCCATAGCCTCACTTGGAGCGCTGCAGACATTAGCTGGAGCAACAGCTGGCCTCAACGTGGGCTCTCTGGCAG GAATGGCTGCATTGAATGGTGGTCTCGGCAGCAGTGGCCTTTCCAACGGCACTGGGAGCACCATGGAGGCCCTCACTCAGGCATATTCTGGTATCCAGCAATATGCTGCGGCAGCACTCCCCACTCTGTACAACCAGAATTTATTGACCCAGCAGAGTATCGGTGCTGCTGGAAGCCAGAAGGAAG GTCCAGAGGGAGCCAACCTGTTCATCTATCACCTGCCCCAGGAGTTTGGAGACCAGGACCTGCTGCAGATGTTTATGCCCTTTGGGAATGTCGTGTCTGCCAAGGTTTTCATAGACAAGCAGACAAACTTGAGCAAGTGTTTTG
- the Celf1 gene encoding CUGBP Elav-like family member 1 isoform X7 has product MNGTLDHPDQPDLDAIKMFVGQVPRTWSEKDLRELFEQYGAVYEINILRDRSQNPPQSKGCCFVTFYTRKAALEAQNALHNMKVLPGMHHPIQMKPADSEKNNAVEDRKLFIGMISKKCTENDIRVMFSSFGQIEECRILRGPDGLSRGCAFVTFTTRTMAQTAIKAMHQAQTMEGCSSPMVVKFADTQKDKEQKRMAQQLQQQMQQISAASVWGNLAGLNTLGPQYLALLQQTASSGNLNTLSSLHPMGGLNAMQLQNLAALAAAASAAQNTPSGTNALTTSSSPLSVLTSSAGSSPSSSSSNSVNPIASLGALQTLAGATAGLNVGSLAGMAALNGGLGSSGLSNGTGSTMEALTQAYSGIQQYAAAALPTLYNQNLLTQQSIGAAGSQKEGPEGANLFIYHLPQEFGDQDLLQMFMPFGNVVSAKVFIDKQTNLSKCFGFVSYDNPVSAQAAIQSMNGFQIGMKRLKVQLKRSKNDSKPY; this is encoded by the exons ATGAACGGCACCCTGGACCACCCAGACCAACCAGATCTTGATGCTATCAAGATGTTTGTGGGCCAGGTTCCCAGGACCTGGTCTGAGAAGGACTTGAGGGAGCTTTTTGAACAGTATGGTGCTGTCTATGAAATCAACATCCTAAGGGATAGGAGCCAAAACCCTCCTCAGAGCAAAG GGTGCTGTTTTGTTACATTTTACACCCGTAAAGCTGCATTAGAAGCTCAGAATGCTCTTCACAACATGAAGGTCCTCCCTGGG ATGCATCACCCTATACAGATGAAACCTGCTGACAGTGAAAAAAACAACG CTGTGGAAGACAGGAAGCTGTTTATTGGTATGATTTCCAAGAAGTGTACTGAAAATGACATCCGAGTCATGTTCTCTTCATTTGGACAGATTGAAGAATGCCGGATATTGCGGGGACCTGATGGCTTAAGCCGAG GTTGTGCATTTGTGACTTTTACAACAAGAACCATGGCACAGACAGCTATCAAAGCAATGCACCAAGCACAAACCATGGAG GGTTGCTCATCACCCATGGTGGTCAAGTTTGCTGACACCCAGAAGGACAAAGAACAGAAGAGAATGgcccagcagctccagcagcagATGCAGCAGATCAGCGCAGCATCTGTGTGGGGAAACCTGGCTGGTCTGAACACTCTGGGGCCCCAGTACTTAGCA CTCCTTCAGCAGACTGCCTCCTCTGGGAACCTCAACACCCTGAGCAGCCTTCACCCAATGGGAG GGTTAAATGCAATGCAGCTACAGAATTTGGCTGCACTAGCTGCTGCAGCTAGTGCAGCTCAGAATACACCAAGTGGTACCAATGCCCTCACTACATCCAGCAGTCCCCTCAGCGTCCTCACCAGTTCAG CAGGGTCTTCACCAAGCTCCAGCAGCAGTAACTCTGTCAACCCCATAGCCTCACTTGGAGCGCTGCAGACATTAGCTGGAGCAACAGCTGGCCTCAACGTGGGCTCTCTGGCAG GAATGGCTGCATTGAATGGTGGTCTCGGCAGCAGTGGCCTTTCCAACGGCACTGGGAGCACCATGGAGGCCCTCACTCAGGCATATTCTGGTATCCAGCAATATGCTGCGGCAGCACTCCCCACTCTGTACAACCAGAATTTATTGACCCAGCAGAGTATCGGTGCTGCTGGAAGCCAGAAGGAAG GTCCAGAGGGAGCCAACCTGTTCATCTATCACCTGCCCCAGGAGTTTGGAGACCAGGACCTGCTGCAGATGTTTATGCCCTTTGGGAATGTCGTGTCTGCCAAGGTTTTCATAGACAAGCAGACAAACTTGAGCAAGTGTTTTG